The window GGCGCCCGGCAGTTCGTCCGCGAGCCGGCCGTCGGCCAGCAGCAGCACCCGGTCCGCGTACGCCGCCGCGGCCGGGTCGTGCGTCACCATCACGACCGTCTGGCCACGGCCGTCCACCAGGTCCCGCAGCAGCCGCAGCACGATCCGCGAGGCACCGCTGTCCAGCGCGCCGGTCGGCTCGTCCGCGAAGAGGACCGCGGGCCGGGCGATCATCGCTCGCGCGATCGCGACACGCTGCTGCTGGCCCCCGGACAACTCGCTCGGCCGGTGCCCCTGACGGTCCGCGAGCCCGACGGCGGCGAGGGCCGCGCGCACCTCGTCCGCCGCCGGGCGTGAACCGGCCAGCCGCAGGGGCAGTTCGACGTTCTGCGCGGCGGTCAGGGCCGACACCAGGTTGAACGCCTGGAAGACGAAACCGACCCGCTCCCGGCGCAGCACCGTCAGCGCGTTCTCGTCCAGCCCGCCCAGTTCCGTACCGCCGATCAGCACCTCTCCCGCGCTCGGCCGGTCGATGCCCGCCGCGCAGTGCAGCAGGGTGGACTTGCCGGAGCCGGAGGGGCCCATGACGGCCGTCATCGTCCCGGCCGCGAAGTCGAGGGTCACGTCGTCGAGCGCGGTGACGGCGCGTTCACCGGTGCCGTAGCGCTTGGTCAGCGACCGGAGCCGGACGGGCGGCGCGGTCGAAGTGCCGTGTCTTGTGGTCGTGTCGGTGGTGGTCATGCCGTCAAGGCAACGACGGCCGCACCGCCCGGCGCATTGCCGCAGGGGCGAGAGCCGATACTCCACCTGGCACTACTGCCCGCGCCGCCCAGCCGCCGCTACGGTCGACCGCGTGACCACCCCCCGAACTGTCCTGGAGGCCCTCACCCGCAGCCCGTTGGGCTTCCTCCGCACCGCCTGGCCGTGGCGCGCGCTGGGGTTCCTGCTGTCCGGCGGGGTGTTCGCGACCGGCGTCTACGTCGGCGTCGGCGGACTGTTCGGCGCGCCCCTCGGTACGGTCGCCAGGGTGCTCTGCGCGGGGGCCGTGCTGCTCTTCGCCGCCGCCCTCGCGGGTCCCCTGGAGCGGCGCCGACTCGCTCTCGTCGACGCGGGCGAACGGCCGGAGGCCCCGGGCGGTGCACGGGCCGTCGGCTACGGCGTCGTGTCGGTCCTGGCGGTCGGCTGGATGGACCTCGGTGTCGTCCTGGTCTCGCTCGGCATCCCGGGCTTCCTGCTCCTCGCGCCCTTCCAGCCCACCGCCACGTCCTGGCAGGCCGTGGCCGGTCCCGTCGCGGGCGCGCTGCTGCTGCCCGTGGCGGCCTACCCCGTCGCCGCGTGGGCCGGTGTCCGCGCCGCCGTGTCCCGGGCCGTGCTCTTCCCGCAGGACCGTGAACTGCGCGAGGTCGTACGGTCCCGGGCCCGTCTCGTCGACGCCTTCGAGACCGAACGCCGCCGTATCGAGCGTGACCTGCACGACGGTGCCCAGCAGCGCCTCGTCGCCCTCACCGTGAAGCTGGGCCTCGCCGGCCTCGATCTGCCGCCCGGCAGCGCGGCGGCGCGACAGGTCGGCGAGGCCCACGCCCTCGCCAAGGAGGCGCTCACCGAGCTGCGTGAACTGATCCGGGGCATCCATCCGCAGATCCTCACGGAACGTGGACTGCCCGCCGCCGCACGGGACATCGCCGGACGCTGCCCGGTCCCCGCCGACCTCGACCTCGACCTTCCCGGCCGCCTCCCGGCCACCGTCGAGCAGACGGCGTACTACGTGACCGCCGAGGCCCTCACCAACATCGCCCGGCACAGCGGCGCCGACCGCTGCCGCGTCACCGCCCGCTGCGAGGGCGGTGTGCTCCGCCTCGACATCGAGGACAACGGCTCCGGTGCCGCCGACCCCGCCCGCGGTACGGGCCTCATCGGTCTCGCCGACCGCATCGCCGCCGCCGACGGCAGAATGCTCCTGTCCAGCCCGCCCGGCGGGCCCACACTCCTCAGGGCGGAGATCCCGTGCGGCCATCCCTCCGCATAGTCATCGCGGAGGACGCCGTCCTCCTGCGCGAAGGCCTCGTCCATCTGCTGGAGCGCTTCGGCCACCGCGTCCTCGCCGCCGTGGGCGACGGCCCCGCACTGCTCGCCGCCGCCCGGCAGCACCGGCCGGACCTGGTGATCACCGACGTGCGGATGCCACCCGGCCAGACGGACGAAGGGCTGCGCTCGGCCCGGCTGCTCCAGGCCGAGCAGCCCGGCCTGGCGGTCCTCGTCCTCAGCCAGTACGTGGAGCAGACCTTCGCCGACGAGCTCCTGGACGACCGCCGCGCCGGCGTCGGGACGGGCTACCTCCTCAAGGAACGCATCGGTGACGTCGAGGAGTTCGCCGACGCCGTCACCCGCGTGGCCGCCGGGGCGACGGTCGTCGACCCCGACGTCGTACGCCAGCTCCTCGCCCGCCGCCGCGATCCGCTGGACCAGCTCACGCCCCGCGAGCGCGAGGTCCTCGCCCTCATGGCCGAGGGCCGCTCCAACGCGGCGATCGCCCGCCGCCTCGTCGTCACGGACGCCGCCGTCGCGAAGCACATCGCGAGCATCCTCCAGAAACTCGACCTCCCCCCGTCGGCCCCCGACGACCACCGCCGTGTGCTGGCGGTACTGGCCTATCTCCGGGCCTGACCAGGGAGGGCCTGACCAGCCACCACCCCGTCGCTCAAACCCCTCCCCCCGGTCCGCCGCTCCCGCACCGCCCGCACCCCCAGGAAGCCCAGAAACCCGATCGGCGACAGCAGCACCGTGAAGACCAGCAGCGGCCCCATCAGCAGAGGGGAGAGGCCCAGGCGTCGGCCCTCCCGGTACATCCACTGGCCGATCAGCAGGTCCCAGGCGATGACCTGGGCCCAGACGGCTCCGGCGCCGTCGGGGAGGGCGGTCAGGTCGCGGAAGGTGTCGAGGTCGGGGCTGCTGACCGCGTTCCAGAGGTCGGGGAAGACCGGGATCGCGAGGGCGAGATAGACGAGCAGGACCGGCACCGCGGTCAGCGGTGACGCGGCGATGCGGGCGGTCGGCCCCCACCCCGGCGCGAGGATCATGAGCAGCCAGACGGGCGCGGCCAGCAGGAAGGACAGTTCGAAGAGGAATCCGGTCATGGCACGAGGTCCTTCGGGGCGGGAGCGGCTGCCGGGTCGGTGGCCCCGGGCGGCGGGGACGGCCGTAGGGCGACGTACGTACCGAGGGCGACGGCCGGCAGGATCGCGCCCGCCGCCCCGAGCGTCGCCGCGTCCGGGCCGGTCAGCGGCTGACCGCGCAGGGCCTGCCAGAGGAGCAGTGCGAACACGGCGGCGTACGTCCCCGAGGCGAGCAGGACGAGGCGCAGCCGCACCCGGTCGTCGGACAGGCGGGCGAACCGCGGGGCCAGGAGGCCGAGCACCATGACGAGCAGCGGGAGGAGTTGCAGGGCGTGCATGCCGAAGAAGTGCGGGATCCGCAGATCGCCGCCGGTGGTGGACCAGCCGGTCAGCGGCATCGAGGGGCCCCCGTCCGGCACACCCACGCTGTGCGCGCCGACCACCTCGGAGACGCCCCGCCGCTGGCCCGGCGTCGGCCGGGTCATCAGGAAGCCGACGGCCGCCCCGGTCAGCGCCAGGAGGATCCCGCAGCGCACGGCCCACGCGGACGCCCGGTCGGCGATACGGGCCCGGAGCAGCAGCACCGCGACCACGAGCGTGCCGGCCCAGAGGACGACGACCGTGGCGCCCATCGCGCTGAAGAGCGCCTCGTCGAACGGCGTCGCCTGGTTGAAGTGGCTGCGCTTACCGCGCACGACCTGCCCGACGATGATCACCATCTCGACCAGGCTGGCCAGCGCGACGACGGTCCCCGCCCACCAGGCCACGCGCCTGCCGCGGGGCAGGAGCGACAGCATCCAGGCGAGGGAGAGGCAGTACGCCACGAACGACACCGCGAACTTGAACGGCTTGGCCCAGATCGGCGCTCCCACCAGGATCCGGTCGTCGACCAGGACCCCCACCGCCGACACCACCGCCGTCACCGCCATCACGGCCGCGAACAGCACCAGCGGCCGGTGCCAGGACGACATACGTGACCACGTGCGCGACCAGGTGCGTAACGACGTATGTGACGACCTGCCTGAGGACATCTCCATGCCCACCCCTCCCCGTTATGGATAGCGGCACTATCCACTATCCGATAGCTGAACTATCTATCATGGGGGCCTGGTCGGCAAGGGCCGGCGCGGCGGGCAGGCCGAAAGTCGAGGAGTGAACCGGCATTGCGTATCGGAGAGTTGAGCCGGAAGACCGGGGTGCCGGTGCCGACGATCAAGTACTACGTCCGTGAAGGCCTGCTGCCCGCGGGCGAGCTGACCAGCCGGAACCAGGCCAGCTACGGCGAACCGCACGAGCGCCGGCTCCAGTTGATCCGCGCCCTGGCCGATGTGGGCGGCATGAAGGTGGCCGAGATCGCCGACGTACTGGCGGCCGTCGACGACACCGATCGCCCGCTGCACCGCGTGCTCGGCTCCGCCGCTGACCGCATGGGCAGGTCGGACGGCACCCGCGACGACGCCGAGTCGGCCGCGGCCCGTGCCGCCGTCACCGACCTCATCTCCCGGCGGGGCTGGCGCACCCACGCGTCGAACCCCGCCGTCACCGACCTGTCCGAGGCCCTCGCGGCCCTGGCCCGGCTGGGGCACGGCGCCTTCGCCGAGCTCCTCGACACCTACGCCGACGCCGCCGAACAGGTCGCCCACGCCGACCTCGAGTACGTGGACCGGCAGATGGCGGTCGAGGAGAAGGTCGAGGGCGTGGTGATCGGCACCGTCCTGGGCGAGGCGGTCTTCAGCTCGCTGCGCCGCCTGGCCCATGTCGACGCCTCGGCCAGGCTGTATGGCGCGCGCGAGTGAATGCGGCGGCCGAGCCGGTAGCCGCCGAGGCGCCCCCGGGAAGGCATGCCCCATGCCGAAGTTCCTGATCCAGTCCACGTACACAGCCGAAGGCACCAAAGGGCTGCTCGAGGAGGGTGCCAGCGGGCGGCGGGCTGTCGTCGATCAAGTCGTCACCGGTCTCGGGGGGCGGGTCGAGGCCATGTACTACGCCTTCGGGGCGGACGACCTCGTGCTGATCGTGGACTTCCCCGACACCGTCTCCATGGCCGCCGTGAGTCTCACCGTCAAGGCCAGCGGTGCCATCCAGTCCCGGGCGACCCCGCTGCTCACCGTCGAGGAGATCGACGAGGCCACCCGCCGGCAGGTCGCCTTTCGCGCACCAGGAGCGTAGGCGGCCCTCGGGGCGCTATACCTTGTGGAGGCATGGGGGGCTTGCGCGGGGATCCGCGAGAGTGGTGGGAGCGGGCGCGGGCGCTGACCGCCGCCAATCCGCTCGTCGTCGACATCGGTATCGCGCTGCTCGTGCAGGGCGCGATGACCATGCCGTTCGTCGTGCCGCGCGCGGCCGGGCTGCCGCCCGCGACCTGGGCCGCGTACGGGCTGAGCACGCTCACCGCGCTGCCCCTGGTCTGGCGGCGGCGCGCTCCCCTCGCCGTGTTCTTCGCGGTGCTGGCCGCGGGCGCGCTCTACGGGCTGTCCGTGGACGGGCCCGGGCAGCCGCTGCCGTACACCGGGCTGGTCGTCGTGTACACGATCGCCGCGCTGTCGTCCGCGCGGAAGCGGCTCCTCACCGCGGGTGTGCTGCTGGCGGCCGTGCCGGTGGGGGTGTGGCTCAACACCCGGTCCGTGCGTGAACTGACCTTCACCCTCATCGTGTTCACGGCCGCCTATGTCTTCGGGCGGCTCACCGATGCCCGGCAGCGGGCGCACCGCGTCGAGGCCGAGCGGGCCGCCGCCCGCGAACGCGCCCGGATCGCACGGGAGATGCACGACATCCTCTCCCACGCCGTGAGCCTGATGATCGTGCAGGCGGAGGCCGGACCGGTCGCGGTGCGTGCCGCGCCCGAGCGGGCGGAGGCCGCCTTCGACGCGATCTCCGCGACCGGGCGGGACGCCATGACCCAGCTGCGCCGGATGCTGGGCGTGCTGCGGGAGGGCGACGACGACGGCGCCGCCCCGCGTGAGCCGCAGCCGGGGCTCACGGAGCTGCCCGCGCTCCTCGACCGGGTGCGGGCCGGGGGCCTCGACGTCACGTACGGGACGGCGGGAGACGTCCGGCCCGTGCCGGAGGCGGTCGCCGCCACCGTCTTCCGGATCGTCCAGGAGTCCCTGACCAACACCGTCCGGCACGCCGAGGCACGTACCGTCGCGGTGCGACTCACCTACAGGAGCGGTGACTTGGTCGTCAGGGTGACCGATGACGGGCGCGGGCCCCAGGGGGCCCGCAGCGGTGGGCACGGGCTCATCGGTGTCCGCGAGCGGGCCGCGGCGCACGGTGGTACCGCCGTGGCGGGGGCGGGCCCGGGCGGCCGGGGGTTCGAGGTGCGCGTGAGCCTCCCCGTACCGGCCGCCGCGGAGGTGGCGGGATGACGATCCGTGTCGTGGTGGCCGACGACCAGGAGCTGGTGCGCAGCGGCTTCGCGATGATCCTGGACGTCCAGCCGGACATCGAGGTCGTCGCGGAGGCGGGCGACGGGGCCGAGGCGGTCGACGCGGTGCGGCGGCACGCGCCCGATGTGGTGCTGCTCGACATCAGGATGCCGCGCATGGACGGGATCGAGGCCTGCCGCGCGATCAGTTCGGCGGGCGACTGCCGGAGCGTGATGCTCACGACGTTCGACTCCGACGAGTACGTCTACGAGGCACTGCACGCGGGCGCGAGCGGCTTCCTGCTCAAGGACGTACGCCGGGACGATCTCGTGCACGCCGTACGGGTCGTCGCCCGGGGCGATTCGCTGCTCGCGCCGTCCGTGGCCCGGCGGCTGGTCGAGCAGTACACCCGGCCCGCCGCCGCCCGGCCCCGCCGCCCCGATCCCCGGCTCGACGTGCTGACCGGGCGGGAGCGGGAGACGCTGCTGCTGCTCGCGCGGGGGCTGTCGAACGCCGAGATCGCCGCCGAGCTGGTGGTCAGCGACCACACGGTGAAGACGCATGTGGGCAACGTGCTGGCGAAGCTGGGGCTGCGGGACCGGATCCAGGCCGTGATCTGCGCGTACGAGTCGGGGCTGATCGCGGCCGGTGATCCCCCGCCCGGGGGAGGCGGCCTCGGCGGTTCCTCCCCCGCGTCGGCGAGGAACTGACCGGCCGGGACCGCCCGTCGGGGCGATCCGCAAGGCGTCACGGGTCCGGAGGATGGGAGCCGTCCCGAACACCGGTTCCGATCAACGGAGTTGACCATGACCCGAACCCGTTTGCTCACCGCCGTGCTCGTCGCCGGGGTGGTCGTGGCGGGGCCGTCGGTGGTCCCGGCCGCCGCGTCCGGCCCGGCGGCCCCGACCGCCGCGGTGTCCGCCCCGTCCTCCGACACCGCCCTGGCCACCGCCCTCGCCGGTCTGCCCACGGCCGACGCGACCGCGGCCCTCGTACGCGTCGGAGGCTCCGAGGGAAGCTGGCGCGGCAGTTCGGGCGTGCACGATCTGCGGAGCAACCGGCCGGCCGATCCTGACGCCCGCTTCCGCGCGGGGTCCGTGACCAAGGTCTTCACCGCGGCTGTCGTCCTGCAACTGGCCGCCGAGGGCCGGCTGGACCTGGACCGCGGTGCCCGCTCGTATCTGCCGGAGCTGATCCCGGCGTCGTACGCGGGCGTCACCGTACGGCAGTTGCTGAACCACACGCACGGCATCCCGGCCCCCGACTTCCCCGGCACCACGGTCGAGGAGTGGTACGCGAACCGCTTCCAGGTCCACGACCCCCGGGACATCCTCCGCTCGGCGACGTCGAAGAAGCCCGAGTTCGCGCCGGGCGAGCGGCAGCACTACCTCAACATCGGCTACACCATCGCCGGTCTGATCGTCGAGCGCGTCACCGGTGACACGTACGAACGTCAGGTCGCCCGGCGGGTGCTCGAGCCGCTGGGGCTGTGCGACACGTACTTCCCGGGGAAGAATCCGCGCATCACCGGGCCGCACAACCGCGGCTACCAGAGGATGCGGCTGGACGACGGCACGGTCGGGCTCCGTGACGTGTCCGTGTGGGGGGTCACGGACGGGTGGGCGGCCGGGGACATCGTGTCGACCACCGCCGACCTGGAGCGGTTCACCCGGGCCCTGTTCGGAGGGCGGGTCGTGCGCGGGCCGCTGCTGGAGGAGATGTTCGCCCTGCCGAAGGTGACCGACCTCAAGACCGGGAAGCAGGCCGCGTACTCCTCGGGCCTGTCGATGACGGTGCTGGGCGGGCGTGAGGTGTGGGGCAAGACGGGCGGGCGCTGGGGCTACAACGCGGCCGTCGCGAGCACCCGCAACGGCTCGCGCACCCTCGTCTACAGCGTCAACTCCACCGACGCCAAGGGCCAGGGCATGAACAAGGTCGCCGAGGCCATCATGGTGGCGGCCTACGGCAGACCGTAGCCCTCCCCGTCCTACGTCGTCGGCGGCGTCGCCCGTACGAGGCCCGTCTGGTAGGCGATGACGACCAGTTGCGCCCGGTCGCGGGCGTCCAGCTTGGTCATCGCCCGGTGGATGTGGGTGCGCACGGTCAGCGGGCTGAGGGTCAGGTCCTCGGCGATCTCCGTGTTGGACCGGCCCTCCGCGGCCAGGGCCATCACCTCGCGTTCGCGGACCGTGAGGTCGGCGAGGCGCTCCGGCGGGGCCAGATGGGTGCCGGGGGCGGGGGCCAGCAGGAAGCGGGTGATGAGGGAGCGGGTGGCGACGGGTGAGAGGAGGGACTCGCCGGAGGCCACCGTGCGCAGTCCGGTCAGCAGGGTGTCGGCGGTGACGTCCTTGCCGAGGAAGCCGCTGGCACCGGCGCGCAGGGCCTCGGCGACATAGTCCTCGGTCTCGAAGGTGGTCAGGATGAGGACGCGGGTGGCGGACAGCTCCGGGTCGGCGCAGACGCTCGCGGTGGCGGCGAGGCCGTCGGTGCCGGGCATCCGGATGTCCATCAGGACGATGTCCGGGCGGTGGGCGCGGGTCAGCTCCACCGCCTCCGCGCCGTCGGAGGCCTCGGCGACCACCTCCATGTCCGCGCAGGAGTCGATGAGGATCCGGAACGTGGCCCGCAGCAGGGCCTGGTCGTCGGCGAGCAGCACCCTGATGGTCATGCCGTGGTTCCTTCCGCGAGGTCGGGCGAGGCGTGCAGCGGCAGCGCGGTGGTGACCTCGAAACCGCCCTGCGGCCGGGGGCCCGCGCACAGCTCGCCGCCGATGGACTGGGCGCGCTCGCGCATGCCCACGAGGCCGAAGCCGCGGCCCCGGGCGGGCTCCGGCTTGCCGGGGCCTTCGTTGACGACCGTGATCAGCAGGCGGGAGCCGGTGTAGGCGAGGCGGACCTGCGCGGCCTCGGCGGCGGCGTGCTTGGTGACGTTGGTGAGGGCCTCCTGCACGATCCGGTACGCCGTCAGGTCCACGCCCGGCGAGAGCGGCTGCGGCTCCCCTTCCGTCGTGACGGTGACGCGCAGGCCCGCCGACTCGCACGCCGTGACCAGCTCGGGCATCCGGCCCAGGCCCGGGGAGGGCTCCAGCGCGGCGGAGCCGGGGCCGGAGTCGTTCTCGCGCAGCAGTCCGAGCGTGGCCTTCAGCTCCCGCAGCGCCGAGGACGTGGTGCCCGTCAGGTCGGTGAGGATCCTCTGCGTCTGCTCGGGGTTGGTGAGGGCGAGATGCGCGGCCGTACCGGCCTGGGCGTTGGCCAGGGCCATGTGGTGGGCGACCACGTCGTGCAGCTCCCGGGCGATACGCATCCGCTCCTCGGTGACGCGCAGCCGGGCCTCCTCCTCCCGGGTGCGCTCGGCGTGTTCGGCCCGGGCCTGCACCGACTGGAGGTAGGCGCGCCGCAGCTGGGTCGTCTTGCCGGCGGCGAGGGGCAGCAGCAGCCAGAAGATCGGGCCGATGGTCCGCAGCAGCAGCGAGATGTGGTTCATGGAGTCGGAGAACACGGCCGCGAGCGTCACGGCCACCACGACGGTGAGGCCGTAGACACGGGTGGACTTCGGGTCGGTGAGCGCCGCCAGCCAGTAGAGGGCCGCCATCATCGGCGCCAGCAGCAGGGGTGTGACCAGGTAGCCGAGCGCGATCGCGGCGACCGTGCAGCCCCCGGCGACGACGACGCAGGCGCGCGGGTGCGTGCGGTGCTTGAGCAGGACGAGGCAGGCCACGCCCGCCAGGGCGGTGGCGGTCATGTCCTGGTCCGGTGGGGCGGCGCCCGGCATGGTGAGCGAACCGCCGAGGGCCGTGCAGCCGAGCAGGGCCAGGACCATCGCCAGGTCGATGAGGAAGGGGTGGCGGGAGGAGAACTCCTCCAGGCGGTCCGCGTAGCGCCGGTCCAGGCTGATACTCATCGGGCTCTCCGGTGGGTGGGGCTGGGGACCATCGTGGTCGACTCCGGGCGGGAACGCCCGAGGGGCCGCCCGTGTCCTTCGCCACGGGCGGCCCTGGTGGGGGGTGGGTCAGGTCCGCGCCGGTTCCAGATCGGGGGCGCCGTCCGGGGCCGGCTCCGACCCGGGCCGGCGGCTGAGCGCCTCGCCCTCCACGTCCACGCGGGGCAGCACCCGGTCCAGCCACTTCGGCAGCCACCACGCCTTGTCGCCGAGCAGGGCGAGCACGGCGGGCACGATCGCCATCCGTACGACGAAGGCGTCGAAGAGGACGGCCGCGGCGAGCCCGAAGCCGATCATCTTGATCATGGAGTCGCTCTCGCCGACGAACCCGGCGAACACCGCGATCATGATCAGGGCCGCCGCCGCGACCACCCGGGCGCTGTGCCGGAAGCCGGACGTGACCGCCTGCGCGGGCGACTCGCCGTGGACATGGGCCTCCCGCATCCGGGAGACGAGGAACACCTCGTAGTCCATCGCCAGACCGAAGACGATGCCCACCAGGAAGATCGGCATCAGGCTCATGATCGGACCGGTCTGCTCCACCCCGAGAAGCTCCGCGCCGTGGCCCTGCTGGAAGACCACGACGACCGCGCCGAGCGAGGCCAGCACCGACAGCAGGAAGCCGAGGGCCGCCTTGAGCGGGACGAGCAGCGACCGGAAGACCACCAGCAGCAGCACGATCGCCAGACCGACCACGACGATCAGATACGGCACCAGCGCGGCCTGCACCTTCTCGGCGATGTCGATGTTCATCGCGGTGGTGCCGGTGACCTCGTAGCTCGCGCCGGTGCCGGACTCGATGCCGGGCCGCTCGTCCCGGATGGTCGTCACCAGGGTCTTGGTCTTCTCGTCGGTCGGCGCGGTGGACGGCACGACGGAGAAGACGGCGGTGTCGCCGGCGTCGTTGAAGCGCGCCGGGGAGACGGACACGACGCCCTTCGTGGCGCCGATCTCCTTGGCGATCGAGCCCGCGGCCGCCTTGGGGTCGGCGACGCCCTTGCCGTCCACGACGACGGTCAGCGGCCCGTTGAAGCCCGGCCCGAAGCCCTCGGCGAGCGCGTCGTAGGCCCGGCGCTCGGTGGTGGAGGTCGGCTTGGCCTCGTCCCCGGGCATGCCCAGCTGGAGGTCGGCCGCGGGCAGCGCGAGGGCGCCGAGGCCCACGACGCCGAGGAGCAGCACGGGTAGGGGGCGGCGCAGCACGAACCGGGCCCAGCGGGCGCCGCCGTTGGTCTCGGTGCTCTGCTCGATCCGGCCGCTCTTGCGGGCCTTGCGGGGCAGCACCGCGTTCGGCCAGAAGCCGAGGAACGCCGGGACGAGGGTCAGCGCGATCAGTACGGCGACGACGACCGCGCCCGCCGCGGCCAGGCCCATCTTGGTGAGCATCGGGATGCCGACCACGGCGAGCCCGGCCAGCGCGATGACGACGGTGAGCCCGGCGAAGACCACCGCGGACCCGGCCGTGCCGACGGCCATGCCGACCGCCTCCTGCGGCGCTGCGCCCTTGGCGCGCTCCTCCCGGTAGCGGGACACCACGAACAGGGCGTAGTCGATGCCTACGGCCAGGCCCAGCATCATCGCCAGGGTGCCGGTGGTGGTGGACAGGCCGAGGGCGCTCGCCAGGGCGAGGATCGTGGCCATGCTGACGCCGACGCCGATCACGGCGGTCAGCAGGGGCAGCCCGGCGGCGGCCAGCGAGCCGAAGGTGACGAGCAGGACGACGGCGGCGATCGCGACGCCGATCACCTCGGCCATGCCGCCTGGACCGGTCTCGGCGGCCAGCGCGGTGCCGCCCGCCTCCACCGTCAGCCCGGCATCCCGGGCCCCCTCGACGGTGTGCTCCAGATGGGTCCGGCTGGCGTCGGTGAGGTCGGTGGACTTGACCTTG of the Streptomyces koelreuteriae genome contains:
- a CDS encoding response regulator transcription factor, producing MTIRVVVADDQELVRSGFAMILDVQPDIEVVAEAGDGAEAVDAVRRHAPDVVLLDIRMPRMDGIEACRAISSAGDCRSVMLTTFDSDEYVYEALHAGASGFLLKDVRRDDLVHAVRVVARGDSLLAPSVARRLVEQYTRPAAARPRRPDPRLDVLTGRERETLLLLARGLSNAEIAAELVVSDHTVKTHVGNVLAKLGLRDRIQAVICAYESGLIAAGDPPPGGGGLGGSSPASARN
- a CDS encoding response regulator transcription factor, with protein sequence MTIRVLLADDQALLRATFRILIDSCADMEVVAEASDGAEAVELTRAHRPDIVLMDIRMPGTDGLAATASVCADPELSATRVLILTTFETEDYVAEALRAGASGFLGKDVTADTLLTGLRTVASGESLLSPVATRSLITRFLLAPAPGTHLAPPERLADLTVREREVMALAAEGRSNTEIAEDLTLSPLTVRTHIHRAMTKLDARDRAQLVVIAYQTGLVRATPPTT
- a CDS encoding ABA4-like family protein gives rise to the protein MTGFLFELSFLLAAPVWLLMILAPGWGPTARIAASPLTAVPVLLVYLALAIPVFPDLWNAVSSPDLDTFRDLTALPDGAGAVWAQVIAWDLLIGQWMYREGRRLGLSPLLMGPLLVFTVLLSPIGFLGFLGVRAVRERRTGGRGLSDGVVAGQALPGQARR
- a CDS encoding ABC transporter ATP-binding protein, which encodes MTTTDTTTRHGTSTAPPVRLRSLTKRYGTGERAVTALDDVTLDFAAGTMTAVMGPSGSGKSTLLHCAAGIDRPSAGEVLIGGTELGGLDENALTVLRRERVGFVFQAFNLVSALTAAQNVELPLRLAGSRPAADEVRAALAAVGLADRQGHRPSELSGGQQQRVAIARAMIARPAVLFADEPTGALDSGASRIVLRLLRDLVDGRGQTVVMVTHDPAAAAYADRVLLLADGRLADELPGAEGAEAIAARTAALEVRP
- a CDS encoding sensor histidine kinase, which encodes MGGLRGDPREWWERARALTAANPLVVDIGIALLVQGAMTMPFVVPRAAGLPPATWAAYGLSTLTALPLVWRRRAPLAVFFAVLAAGALYGLSVDGPGQPLPYTGLVVVYTIAALSSARKRLLTAGVLLAAVPVGVWLNTRSVRELTFTLIVFTAAYVFGRLTDARQRAHRVEAERAAARERARIAREMHDILSHAVSLMIVQAEAGPVAVRAAPERAEAAFDAISATGRDAMTQLRRMLGVLREGDDDGAAPREPQPGLTELPALLDRVRAGGLDVTYGTAGDVRPVPEAVAATVFRIVQESLTNTVRHAEARTVAVRLTYRSGDLVVRVTDDGRGPQGARSGGHGLIGVRERAAAHGGTAVAGAGPGGRGFEVRVSLPVPAAAEVAG
- a CDS encoding response regulator, yielding MRPSLRIVIAEDAVLLREGLVHLLERFGHRVLAAVGDGPALLAAARQHRPDLVITDVRMPPGQTDEGLRSARLLQAEQPGLAVLVLSQYVEQTFADELLDDRRAGVGTGYLLKERIGDVEEFADAVTRVAAGATVVDPDVVRQLLARRRDPLDQLTPREREVLALMAEGRSNAAIARRLVVTDAAVAKHIASILQKLDLPPSAPDDHRRVLAVLAYLRA
- a CDS encoding sensor histidine kinase; translated protein: MSISLDRRYADRLEEFSSRHPFLIDLAMVLALLGCTALGGSLTMPGAAPPDQDMTATALAGVACLVLLKHRTHPRACVVVAGGCTVAAIALGYLVTPLLLAPMMAALYWLAALTDPKSTRVYGLTVVVAVTLAAVFSDSMNHISLLLRTIGPIFWLLLPLAAGKTTQLRRAYLQSVQARAEHAERTREEEARLRVTEERMRIARELHDVVAHHMALANAQAGTAAHLALTNPEQTQRILTDLTGTTSSALRELKATLGLLRENDSGPGSAALEPSPGLGRMPELVTACESAGLRVTVTTEGEPQPLSPGVDLTAYRIVQEALTNVTKHAAAEAAQVRLAYTGSRLLITVVNEGPGKPEPARGRGFGLVGMRERAQSIGGELCAGPRPQGGFEVTTALPLHASPDLAEGTTA
- a CDS encoding sensor histidine kinase, with protein sequence MGFLRTAWPWRALGFLLSGGVFATGVYVGVGGLFGAPLGTVARVLCAGAVLLFAAALAGPLERRRLALVDAGERPEAPGGARAVGYGVVSVLAVGWMDLGVVLVSLGIPGFLLLAPFQPTATSWQAVAGPVAGALLLPVAAYPVAAWAGVRAAVSRAVLFPQDRELREVVRSRARLVDAFETERRRIERDLHDGAQQRLVALTVKLGLAGLDLPPGSAAARQVGEAHALAKEALTELRELIRGIHPQILTERGLPAAARDIAGRCPVPADLDLDLPGRLPATVEQTAYYVTAEALTNIARHSGADRCRVTARCEGGVLRLDIEDNGSGAADPARGTGLIGLADRIAAADGRMLLSSPPGGPTLLRAEIPCGHPSA
- a CDS encoding GYD domain-containing protein, which produces MPKFLIQSTYTAEGTKGLLEEGASGRRAVVDQVVTGLGGRVEAMYYAFGADDLVLIVDFPDTVSMAAVSLTVKASGAIQSRATPLLTVEEIDEATRRQVAFRAPGA
- a CDS encoding MerR family transcriptional regulator, which translates into the protein MRIGELSRKTGVPVPTIKYYVREGLLPAGELTSRNQASYGEPHERRLQLIRALADVGGMKVAEIADVLAAVDDTDRPLHRVLGSAADRMGRSDGTRDDAESAAARAAVTDLISRRGWRTHASNPAVTDLSEALAALARLGHGAFAELLDTYADAAEQVAHADLEYVDRQMAVEEKVEGVVIGTVLGEAVFSSLRRLAHVDASARLYGARE
- a CDS encoding serine hydrolase domain-containing protein, which encodes MTRTRLLTAVLVAGVVVAGPSVVPAAASGPAAPTAAVSAPSSDTALATALAGLPTADATAALVRVGGSEGSWRGSSGVHDLRSNRPADPDARFRAGSVTKVFTAAVVLQLAAEGRLDLDRGARSYLPELIPASYAGVTVRQLLNHTHGIPAPDFPGTTVEEWYANRFQVHDPRDILRSATSKKPEFAPGERQHYLNIGYTIAGLIVERVTGDTYERQVARRVLEPLGLCDTYFPGKNPRITGPHNRGYQRMRLDDGTVGLRDVSVWGVTDGWAAGDIVSTTADLERFTRALFGGRVVRGPLLEEMFALPKVTDLKTGKQAAYSSGLSMTVLGGREVWGKTGGRWGYNAAVASTRNGSRTLVYSVNSTDAKGQGMNKVAEAIMVAAYGRP